A single Verrucomicrobiia bacterium DNA region contains:
- a CDS encoding SulP family inorganic anion transporter, translating into MADLTSGLIVGIVALPLAMALAIASGLKPEVGIFTSIVGGFLISFFGGSRVQVGGPAGAFVPLLVPIVAAHGPEGLAACALIAGVILVGLGVARLGSMIRFVPYPVVIGFTSGIAIIILSTQLQDFFGLPQGLPADFIGKLKAIAADFHPNWATTGLALAGALLIWFWPAAWARRVPGSIAVIVLGAVGVAVFRLHERWGIATLGSQFGAMPRGLPLPHAPLLSVEVWRDLLPSGMTVAALGAIESLLCAVVADGMIDDRHDSNQELVGQGIANIACAFFGGMPATGVIARTATNVRSGAKTPVAGLVHAAVLLMILLVAAPLASFIPLAALSAVLVVVAIRMGEWHHFTRLRRWPKEDIVVLLTAFVLTVVTDLPVAVGASLILAAVLLVRQLSQTAEIRTEGPTGSAGTTDQTSADGALPAGVMVFRVWGAIFFGAADKLETAMRRAGNLPEVLILRMEDALVLDATGLNALEDLQEKLSRRGKHLILCGPHSQPLFALTRAGFLDRLGLENMSSDLTAALARARQLIEDQKAGKASS; encoded by the coding sequence CGGCCCGGCGGGCGCATTTGTTCCGTTGTTGGTGCCAATCGTCGCGGCGCATGGTCCCGAGGGACTCGCCGCTTGCGCGTTGATCGCCGGCGTCATTTTGGTGGGACTCGGAGTGGCGCGGCTGGGATCAATGATCCGCTTCGTGCCCTATCCGGTGGTCATCGGGTTTACCAGTGGCATCGCGATTATTATTCTCAGCACTCAATTGCAGGATTTCTTCGGTTTACCGCAAGGGTTGCCCGCTGATTTCATCGGCAAGCTAAAGGCGATTGCGGCAGATTTTCATCCCAACTGGGCAACCACGGGTCTGGCTCTGGCGGGCGCATTGCTGATCTGGTTTTGGCCGGCGGCCTGGGCCCGACGGGTGCCCGGCTCGATCGCGGTAATTGTGCTGGGCGCCGTTGGAGTTGCTGTTTTTCGACTGCACGAACGTTGGGGCATTGCGACGTTAGGCAGTCAGTTCGGTGCCATGCCGCGCGGGTTGCCGTTGCCTCATGCGCCGTTGTTGTCAGTGGAAGTCTGGCGCGATTTGCTGCCGTCCGGCATGACGGTCGCCGCGCTGGGAGCGATCGAGTCGTTACTGTGCGCGGTGGTGGCTGACGGCATGATTGATGACCGGCACGATTCCAACCAGGAACTGGTCGGGCAGGGGATTGCCAACATCGCCTGCGCCTTTTTTGGCGGGATGCCGGCCACGGGCGTGATTGCTCGCACGGCCACCAATGTGCGGAGCGGAGCAAAAACTCCCGTCGCCGGTTTGGTGCATGCGGCCGTGCTGTTGATGATCCTGCTGGTGGCGGCGCCGTTGGCCAGTTTTATTCCGTTGGCGGCTCTGAGTGCGGTGTTGGTTGTGGTCGCCATTCGGATGGGGGAATGGCATCACTTCACCCGGTTGCGTCGCTGGCCCAAGGAAGACATCGTCGTGTTGCTCACCGCCTTCGTGCTGACGGTCGTCACTGATCTACCCGTGGCGGTTGGCGCGTCACTCATACTGGCGGCGGTGTTGTTGGTTCGGCAACTTTCGCAGACCGCCGAAATTCGAACTGAAGGCCCCACCGGTTCCGCCGGCACCACGGATCAAACTTCCGCGGACGGCGCGTTGCCGGCGGGCGTCATGGTCTTCCGGGTTTGGGGCGCAATTTTCTTTGGCGCGGCGGATAAATTGGAAACGGCCATGCGGCGGGCGGGCAATTTGCCGGAAGTTTTGATTTTGCGGATGGAAGACGCGTTGGTTCTGGATGCCACCGGGCTTAATGCATTGGAAGATTTGCAGGAGAAACTATCGCGGCGCGGGAAGCATTTGATTCTCTGCGGCCCCCATTCGCAACCGTTGTTTGCCTTGACGCGAGCTGGATTTCTGGATCGTCTGGGCTTGGAAAACATGAGCAGCGATTTGACAGCGGCCCTGGCTCGGGCGCGGCAACTGATTGAAGACCAGAAAGCTGGCAAGGCTTCGAGTTGA
- a CDS encoding DUF423 domain-containing protein: MTKTIAIRVSAVLGLLAVGLGAFGAHGLKETLTQHGMVAVWEKAVFYHFIHTVILFVLPQRREFCSGPWLALFAGIILFSGSLYSLAITHWKWLGFITPFGGVCFVVGWIWLVISARKLVE; encoded by the coding sequence ATGACGAAAACAATAGCTATTCGAGTGAGCGCCGTCCTGGGCTTGTTGGCGGTGGGATTGGGCGCGTTCGGCGCCCACGGATTGAAGGAGACGCTGACGCAACATGGGATGGTGGCGGTTTGGGAAAAAGCGGTTTTCTATCACTTTATCCACACGGTGATTTTATTTGTTTTACCGCAGCGCCGTGAGTTTTGCTCAGGACCATGGCTGGCGTTGTTTGCGGGGATCATTTTGTTCTCCGGCTCGTTGTATTCGCTCGCCATCACCCATTGGAAATGGCTGGGCTTCATCACGCCTTTCGGTGGCGTTTGTTTTGTGGTGGGCTGGATTTGGCTGGTCATTTCCGCGCGGAAATTGGTTGAGTGA
- a CDS encoding PQQ-binding-like beta-propeller repeat protein, with translation MKIVCDCGAKYAFDVTADNLRAPVVFSCPNCGQDLSAAINQQIHEQFGVASDAATDGHPTTDAETADAPTPAISTSKRPPLRIQLPPQSTSAPADETRATERFCSRHPSLVATQACVVCGKGICAKCAGLFADCCSPLCKEKAALRGEKTSRSGRRYESDEARRLRRFGWLVKLGLCLALLVLGAWLLYAWWGSQPRPVATLRFENDPAFAGTSIIAGEQAIFLHGLKLGRYDLSAKRQVWLQSVVDEKMVRAQAEQDLRQMQAMVADGQSRGAIPSLEQRIRDLTRVTESGFQLRVFGHSIWVADGETARQFDWDTGRPQRAVPFSGDFDEARLKGSQLEIGQLVNDSTIQLTRLDLVSGQMSTEPLRTNSIRGAVGGHAAQSLSDKTEVTRKGVTDLSAQQLGAAVASGSVAGKLAAPATIAVTRRQQEALQLMAEDDGAQKAGRNTAPANGKMPLAESVQVFSSGSGWVQLTTRLLQPNLVARSAMRAAPAKSALDGGLSAGATTEVANELLNEMARNAGQDKVVEDQSRYAVRLHRLGDAAAPDWEGEVIGAPQLYPQATVNVLVAGTTLLVLDQQNRKKWESLLMYPLAEAGDLASHHRDKRYGLGPVVEHDQSLYVFDQGVLSAFDLATGSARWRLPSVGVRGLFFDGAGALYVNTTTASPDRIKYARQIDVSERAGNLTLKLDATNGKERWRYAEGGWLTYVSGRYLYAVDYTPPRDDDEGEDQQTLAALGLGTTPHLNIRRLNPKNGRVMWNYYQPHGAWDIEMRDNILQLVLKQEVLILKFLAL, from the coding sequence ATGAAGATCGTTTGCGATTGCGGCGCAAAGTATGCCTTCGACGTGACGGCGGACAATCTGCGTGCGCCGGTGGTTTTCAGTTGTCCCAACTGCGGCCAGGATTTGTCCGCAGCGATCAACCAACAAATTCACGAGCAATTCGGGGTGGCGTCAGATGCGGCCACCGACGGCCACCCAACGACCGACGCCGAAACTGCGGACGCGCCGACACCGGCGATTTCAACCTCGAAGCGTCCGCCGCTACGAATCCAATTACCGCCACAATCCACGTCGGCGCCAGCGGATGAAACCAGAGCGACGGAGCGATTTTGTTCGCGCCATCCATCGTTGGTGGCGACGCAAGCGTGTGTCGTCTGCGGGAAAGGCATTTGTGCGAAATGCGCTGGGTTGTTTGCGGACTGTTGTTCGCCACTGTGCAAAGAGAAGGCGGCGTTGCGAGGAGAAAAAACTTCGCGAAGTGGGCGCAGGTATGAATCCGATGAGGCTCGACGGCTGCGCCGTTTTGGATGGCTGGTAAAATTGGGATTATGTCTGGCGCTTTTGGTTCTGGGGGCGTGGCTGTTGTATGCGTGGTGGGGATCGCAGCCCCGGCCAGTCGCTACTTTGCGATTCGAGAACGACCCGGCTTTCGCGGGAACGAGTATTATTGCCGGTGAGCAGGCTATTTTTCTGCATGGACTGAAACTCGGACGTTACGACCTGAGTGCCAAACGGCAGGTGTGGTTGCAATCCGTGGTGGATGAGAAAATGGTCCGCGCGCAAGCGGAGCAAGACCTGCGACAAATGCAGGCCATGGTGGCTGACGGGCAAAGCCGCGGTGCGATTCCGTCGCTCGAACAACGGATCCGAGACCTGACGCGAGTCACCGAAAGTGGATTCCAGTTGCGCGTGTTCGGGCACAGCATCTGGGTGGCGGATGGTGAGACGGCGCGGCAATTCGACTGGGACACGGGCAGGCCACAGCGGGCGGTGCCTTTCTCGGGAGATTTTGACGAGGCCCGGTTGAAGGGGAGTCAATTGGAAATCGGCCAGTTAGTGAATGATTCCACGATTCAACTAACGCGGTTGGATTTGGTGAGCGGTCAGATGAGTACGGAGCCATTGAGGACGAACTCCATCCGTGGCGCGGTGGGAGGCCATGCAGCGCAGTCGCTGTCCGATAAAACCGAAGTGACCCGAAAGGGCGTTACTGATCTGAGTGCGCAACAACTGGGAGCCGCCGTCGCGAGTGGTTCAGTGGCCGGAAAGCTGGCGGCTCCGGCAACCATTGCCGTGACCCGTCGTCAACAGGAAGCGCTGCAACTCATGGCCGAGGACGATGGAGCGCAGAAAGCCGGACGGAATACGGCGCCGGCAAATGGCAAGATGCCGTTGGCCGAATCGGTCCAGGTGTTTTCCTCTGGATCGGGATGGGTTCAACTGACGACGCGGTTGTTGCAACCGAATCTCGTGGCGCGTTCGGCAATGCGGGCCGCGCCCGCGAAGTCAGCGTTGGACGGCGGACTGAGCGCCGGCGCGACGACTGAAGTTGCCAACGAGTTGTTGAATGAAATGGCGCGCAATGCCGGTCAGGATAAGGTCGTGGAAGACCAAAGCCGGTATGCGGTTCGCCTCCATCGCCTCGGTGACGCTGCCGCACCGGATTGGGAAGGCGAAGTCATCGGCGCGCCGCAGCTCTATCCGCAGGCAACCGTGAATGTGCTGGTGGCCGGTACGACGTTGCTGGTTTTGGATCAGCAAAATCGCAAGAAATGGGAGAGCCTATTGATGTATCCACTGGCGGAGGCGGGTGATTTGGCCAGCCATCACCGGGACAAACGGTATGGGCTGGGGCCGGTGGTGGAACACGACCAATCGCTCTACGTTTTTGATCAAGGCGTGCTGAGCGCATTTGATTTGGCGACCGGTTCCGCTCGTTGGCGATTGCCCTCCGTAGGCGTCAGGGGTTTGTTTTTCGATGGTGCAGGCGCGCTTTACGTCAACACCACGACCGCCAGTCCGGATCGGATCAAATACGCGCGACAGATAGACGTGAGTGAGCGGGCGGGAAACCTCACGCTGAAGCTGGACGCAACAAACGGCAAAGAGCGCTGGCGTTACGCTGAAGGCGGATGGCTGACTTATGTTTCCGGTCGTTACCTTTACGCAGTGGATTATACTCCGCCGCGTGACGATGATGAGGGTGAAGATCAACAGACCCTCGCCGCGTTGGGTTTGGGGACGACACCGCATTTGAACATTCGCCGGCTTAACCCAAAGAATGGTCGCGTGATGTGGAATTATTATCAACCGCACGGCGCGTGGGACATCGAGATGCGCGATAACATCTTGCAGTTGGTGTTAAAGCAAGAGGTGTTGATTTTGAAATTCCTCGCGCTCTGA
- a CDS encoding pseudouridine synthase, which translates to MLIAFNKPYGVLSQFTPDDSRHRALAEFNFPPRVYPIGRLDADSEGLLLLSDEPRWNARLLQPKQAHPREYWAQVERIPSAESLRQLSDGVMIQDRKTLPGRAWLLPKPPGFPPRQPPIRFRKNVPDCWLGLELVEGKNRQVRRMTAAIGHPTLRLVRVRIGQFWLAELPVGQWRKLSAAEEKLVEA; encoded by the coding sequence GTGCTGATTGCGTTCAACAAGCCTTACGGAGTCCTTTCCCAATTCACTCCGGACGACTCCCGCCATCGCGCGCTGGCGGAATTTAATTTTCCACCTCGCGTGTATCCGATCGGGCGGTTGGATGCCGATTCGGAAGGGTTGCTCTTGTTGAGCGATGAACCGCGCTGGAACGCGCGTCTGCTCCAACCCAAGCAAGCTCATCCACGCGAGTATTGGGCGCAGGTGGAGCGCATCCCCAGCGCCGAATCGCTGCGCCAACTTTCCGACGGCGTGATGATTCAAGATCGAAAGACGCTGCCGGGCCGGGCCTGGTTACTGCCCAAACCGCCGGGCTTCCCGCCGCGCCAGCCGCCGATCCGTTTTCGCAAAAATGTTCCGGATTGTTGGCTCGGCTTGGAATTGGTCGAAGGCAAAAACCGTCAGGTGCGCCGCATGACCGCGGCCATTGGCCATCCCACGCTGCGATTGGTCCGCGTGCGCATTGGCCAATTCTGGCTGGCGGAACTGCCCGTGGGTCAATGGCGAAAACTCAGCGCGGCGGAAGAAAAGCTGGTCGAAGCGTAA
- a CDS encoding BNR repeat-containing protein translates to MKWKRYPRRWIIFSGLMLAGVLALRAQTNDTLGLVDVDGFDDTELYPVGNLQPVTDGGANWQPAAVAPAQIVELTNDAHGKVLRRLQTGEDRTDFISFPPVSAGALTIQFDARASVSASRTLDVFLLPNTGGETCLLGWGTVNDQLAYYNGTTWVGVRDLDTNWHQIELTSYLSGAKFGRWELKVDGALLATNLPWRNQHPLGTAYGRLRIGGIRGVAGTYADVDNLVITAAGATPPPEFFYLTNATAGAAEFRFSFATKTNAEYRIESASGMTDSSWWPEAIVPGSGLAAWFTNHTATNDAQFFRVKKLPAPGFADGYRGIWFTLGQFSTYGDKYSGGLGTYTANHIPIAIYAPAVNKTFFTYGGTIQGQRHLLIMVSEYDHATGKVPRPTLVLDKQGVNDPHDNASLALDAQGYIWVFVSGRARARPGWIFRSRRPYDIADFDFIKQDELTYPQPRYIPGYGFFTLFTKYTKGRELYWMTSPDGTNWSAHQKLAGIEGHYQVSNVRADGMVATFFNRHPNGNLDKRTDLYYAQTTNYGVTWTTAAGVPLTLPLSTPDNPARVFDYSAQERLMYTCDLNFDTNGHPVLLYVLGRHHQPGPAGDPREWTIARWTGSEWITSVVCVSDHNYDMGSLYIQPDKWLIIAPTQVGPQPWQTGGDMALWTSLDQGQTWTMTRQITRNSAYNHTYARRPLNATDPFFAFWADGDPTQFTPSHLYFGDSSGSNVWQLPYDMSAPIATPTLMNY, encoded by the coding sequence ATGAAGTGGAAGCGTTACCCCCGCCGGTGGATTATCTTCAGCGGGCTGATGCTGGCCGGAGTCCTCGCGCTCCGCGCCCAGACCAACGACACTCTGGGGCTTGTGGACGTGGATGGTTTCGACGATACCGAGCTTTATCCCGTCGGCAATCTGCAACCGGTCACCGATGGCGGTGCAAACTGGCAGCCGGCGGCGGTCGCCCCGGCGCAGATTGTTGAATTGACCAATGACGCTCACGGCAAGGTATTGCGGCGGTTGCAAACCGGGGAGGATCGCACCGACTTCATCAGTTTTCCTCCGGTGTCAGCAGGGGCGTTGACCATTCAATTTGACGCGCGCGCCTCGGTATCGGCTTCGCGCACACTGGATGTTTTTCTTCTCCCGAACACGGGGGGAGAAACCTGTTTGTTGGGCTGGGGCACGGTGAATGATCAACTCGCGTACTACAACGGCACCACCTGGGTGGGGGTTCGTGACTTGGATACGAACTGGCATCAAATCGAGCTGACCAGCTACCTCAGCGGCGCCAAGTTCGGGCGCTGGGAGCTTAAAGTGGATGGCGCGTTGCTGGCCACGAATCTGCCGTGGCGCAATCAACATCCATTGGGCACGGCGTACGGACGCTTGCGGATTGGCGGCATCCGCGGCGTGGCCGGCACGTACGCGGATGTGGATAATCTGGTCATCACCGCGGCCGGCGCCACCCCGCCGCCGGAATTTTTTTATCTGACAAATGCCACCGCCGGCGCGGCTGAATTCCGGTTTTCCTTTGCCACCAAAACCAATGCGGAATATCGCATTGAAAGCGCCAGCGGGATGACGGACTCGTCCTGGTGGCCGGAAGCAATTGTTCCCGGCAGCGGTCTGGCGGCGTGGTTCACCAATCACACGGCCACCAATGACGCGCAGTTCTTTCGCGTGAAAAAACTGCCCGCGCCCGGATTCGCCGATGGTTATCGGGGCATCTGGTTCACCCTCGGGCAATTCTCCACTTACGGCGACAAGTACTCCGGCGGTTTGGGCACCTACACGGCCAACCATATTCCCATCGCCATCTACGCGCCGGCGGTGAACAAAACCTTCTTCACCTACGGCGGCACGATCCAGGGCCAGCGCCATCTGCTCATCATGGTTTCCGAATACGATCACGCCACCGGCAAAGTGCCGCGTCCGACGCTGGTGCTCGATAAACAAGGCGTGAACGATCCTCACGACAACGCTTCCCTGGCGTTGGATGCGCAAGGCTACATTTGGGTGTTCGTCAGCGGTCGCGCCCGGGCGCGACCGGGTTGGATCTTTCGCAGCCGCCGGCCCTACGACATCGCGGACTTTGATTTCATCAAGCAGGACGAACTGACGTATCCGCAACCGCGCTACATTCCCGGATACGGTTTCTTCACGCTGTTCACCAAATACACCAAGGGTCGCGAGTTGTATTGGATGACCAGTCCGGACGGAACGAACTGGAGCGCGCATCAGAAACTCGCGGGCATCGAAGGGCATTACCAGGTTAGTAACGTGCGTGCGGACGGCATGGTAGCCACGTTTTTCAATCGGCATCCGAACGGGAATCTGGATAAGCGCACGGATCTGTATTACGCCCAGACCACGAACTACGGCGTCACCTGGACCACGGCCGCCGGCGTCCCGCTGACTCTGCCGCTCTCGACGCCCGATAACCCGGCGCGCGTGTTTGACTACTCCGCTCAGGAACGGCTGATGTACACCTGCGACCTCAACTTCGACACGAACGGGCATCCGGTGTTGCTCTACGTTTTGGGCAGGCACCATCAGCCCGGCCCGGCAGGCGATCCGCGCGAATGGACCATTGCGCGCTGGACCGGGAGCGAGTGGATCACCTCGGTGGTTTGCGTTTCGGATCACAATTACGACATGGGCAGTCTCTACATTCAGCCGGACAAATGGCTGATCATTGCGCCCACGCAAGTAGGGCCGCAGCCGTGGCAGACCGGCGGGGATATGGCGCTTTGGACGAGTCTGGATCAAGGTCAAACCTGGACCATGACTCGTCAGATCACCCGGAACAGCGCCTACAACCACACCTACGCGCGCCGCCCGTTGAACGCCACCGATCCCTTCTTTGCCTTTTGGGCGGATGGCGATCCCACGCAATTCACCCCGTCGCATTTATACTTCGGCGATTCCTCCGGCTCGAACGTCTGGCAATTGCCGTACGACATGAGCGCGCCAATCGCCACCCCCACCTTGATGAACTACTGA
- the cas2 gene encoding CRISPR-associated endonuclease Cas2: MDTEKYKMGWLMVAFDLPVGTKPQRKAATDFRNFLIDDGYQMIQFSVYVRACVSFARQETHLDRLKKNLPPEGSVRAVFITRAQWERSYVIHGPPVTESPVEHLPEQIQLW, encoded by the coding sequence GTGGACACCGAAAAATACAAAATGGGCTGGTTAATGGTCGCCTTTGATCTCCCGGTGGGCACGAAGCCGCAGCGCAAAGCCGCGACGGACTTTCGCAACTTTTTGATTGATGATGGCTATCAAATGATTCAGTTCAGTGTGTACGTCCGTGCCTGTGTTTCTTTTGCGCGTCAAGAGACGCACTTGGACCGCTTGAAAAAGAACCTACCACCGGAAGGCAGCGTGCGAGCCGTGTTTATCACCCGGGCGCAATGGGAGCGATCCTATGTCATCCATGGCCCCCCTGTCACAGAGTCACCAGTCGAACATTTACCGGAACAGATTCAACTTTGGTAA
- a CDS encoding DUF1559 domain-containing protein produces the protein MNQTRISRRLVRSARPSWKLAFTLIELLVVIAIIAILAAMLLPALAKAKERARRISCLSNLHQIGLGLHMYAPDNTDHLPTIFRTASIFTTYWLRSGGAYKNLGLLYVGDYAKSPKVYYCVSGSLRRDEVLALDAPGNAWTNASVRSSFPCRPAFENNALLTEWKLANYTTNVIYSDFIGVQNYQGGGIDAGYIYPVHNGEGYNRLFGDGSGRWARPGPLTQKISAAVPSPVQMINYYRELDILP, from the coding sequence ATGAATCAAACGCGGATTTCCAGGCGACTCGTCCGCAGTGCGCGCCCGTCATGGAAACTGGCCTTCACCTTGATCGAACTGTTGGTGGTGATCGCCATCATCGCCATTCTGGCGGCCATGCTCCTGCCCGCACTCGCCAAAGCGAAGGAACGCGCGCGGCGGATCAGTTGCCTCAGCAATCTGCATCAGATCGGGTTGGGACTGCACATGTACGCACCGGACAATACCGATCATCTGCCCACCATCTTTCGCACCGCTTCAATTTTTACCACCTACTGGCTGCGCTCCGGCGGCGCCTACAAGAACCTCGGTTTGCTTTACGTCGGAGATTACGCCAAAAGCCCGAAGGTTTATTACTGCGTTTCCGGCAGCTTGCGCCGTGATGAAGTGCTGGCCCTGGATGCTCCTGGTAACGCCTGGACCAACGCCAGCGTGCGCTCGTCCTTCCCCTGCCGTCCCGCCTTTGAAAATAATGCGCTGCTGACCGAATGGAAGCTGGCGAATTACACGACCAACGTGATTTACAGCGACTTTATCGGCGTCCAGAACTATCAAGGCGGCGGCATTGATGCGGGCTATATTTATCCCGTTCACAACGGCGAGGGCTACAACCGGTTGTTTGGCGACGGGTCCGGTCGCTGGGCGCGGCCCGGTCCGCTGACTCAAAAAATTTCCGCCGCGGTGCCCAGTCCCGTGCAAATGATCAACTACTATCGCGAACTCGACATTCTACCATAA
- a CDS encoding response regulator transcription factor — MTAARNKIRVLIVDDHLVVRIGLRSLLEVQTDMEVVGEASGGMAALTQFQSVRPDVTLMDLRMSDQSGSAATAAIRQHAPEARIVVLTTFENDAGVYRALEAGATGFLLKDADGDTLLRAIREVYAGTYRLPATIAARLAQHQAAPKLSPRELEVLQLIVKGCSNKEIGATLGLAENTVKNHLKVVFEKLRVADRTQAATTALQRGLARLD, encoded by the coding sequence ATGACTGCCGCGCGGAATAAAATCCGGGTCTTGATTGTGGACGACCATTTGGTGGTGCGGATCGGATTGCGCAGTCTGCTCGAGGTGCAAACGGATATGGAGGTGGTGGGCGAAGCGTCTGGCGGCATGGCCGCGCTGACCCAATTCCAATCCGTGCGTCCGGACGTGACGTTGATGGATTTGCGCATGTCGGATCAAAGCGGTTCGGCGGCCACGGCGGCCATTCGCCAACACGCGCCTGAAGCACGCATCGTGGTGCTGACGACGTTTGAAAATGATGCGGGCGTTTATCGGGCGCTGGAGGCCGGCGCGACGGGTTTTCTTCTGAAGGATGCGGATGGCGACACGCTGCTCCGCGCCATTCGCGAGGTTTACGCCGGCACCTACCGTTTGCCGGCGACGATTGCGGCCCGACTGGCGCAACATCAAGCGGCGCCCAAACTCTCGCCGCGTGAGTTGGAAGTGTTGCAATTGATCGTCAAAGGTTGCAGCAACAAGGAGATCGGCGCGACGCTCGGGTTGGCCGAAAATACCGTCAAAAACCATCTGAAAGTGGTGTTTGAAAAACTGCGCGTAGCCGACCGGACTCAAGCCGCCACCACTGCGCTGCAACGCGGTCTGGCGCGTTTGGATTGA
- a CDS encoding sensor histidine kinase: protein MTRRWQSGVGWGFGWLALGAPLGLIAAPLITNLAQLRAVPFSQATQQLPVRLSAIVTAFNPNSVFIQDATGGSFLSYPNAQTVLAIGDYVEVEGVTYPGRFLTGVGTPQVRQLGKRELPAPMEVDYDDLVFSRYHYERVAVRGIVHSLRHSLETDRWVMNLTMGRQRLEVQIASHGATNLPPWVGAKVRVTGLAGGNINNRRQLLAPQLLVNQPADVRVETPPVADPFAAPLLSASELLNFRPEGLTQQRVRVRGIVTLHQPDGVLFLRDGQFGLLVETDQLDPLKPGDEVEAVGFAAMGRFSAYLEDARFRVVGSGPPPPPQTMSLTQALTDNNDANLIVLQAYLVETLLNPKETTLMLRIADVIFSARLPRTEVHLRNGSELQVAGVCRVVEVNPGGSGFGASPRSIELLLRSGADINVLSEPSGWTVRRLAIIAGALFGLALLAFGWVVLLRRRVADQAQIIRAKVQREAVLEERHRVAREMHDTLAQSFSGLGFQLEALQTRLPAEAVVARQQLETAQKMVRHGQEDFRRSLLNLRPRELDAASLATALAELAEQSTRGTGIEIRCDLQTPDGKLSELVETNLLRIAQESLVNAVHHGHPRHIQLSLEVASAWLRLTVIDDGQGFDPRKLENRADGHFGWRGIRERAGQMDAQVELQSTPGQGTTVRVNVPL, encoded by the coding sequence ATGACGCGCAGATGGCAAAGCGGCGTTGGTTGGGGGTTCGGGTGGTTGGCGCTTGGGGCGCCGCTCGGATTGATCGCGGCCCCGCTCATCACGAACCTGGCGCAACTGCGCGCCGTGCCGTTTTCACAAGCGACCCAACAATTGCCCGTACGGTTGTCGGCTATCGTCACCGCGTTTAATCCCAATTCGGTGTTTATTCAGGATGCCACCGGTGGCTCGTTCCTCAGTTATCCCAACGCGCAAACCGTTCTCGCCATCGGCGATTATGTGGAAGTGGAGGGCGTGACGTATCCCGGGCGCTTTTTAACCGGCGTGGGTACACCGCAAGTTCGCCAGTTGGGCAAACGGGAATTGCCGGCGCCGATGGAAGTGGATTACGACGATTTGGTGTTCTCCCGGTATCACTACGAACGAGTGGCAGTACGAGGCATCGTCCATTCGTTGCGGCACAGTCTTGAAACGGACCGTTGGGTTATGAATCTGACGATGGGCCGGCAGAGATTGGAAGTCCAGATCGCGAGTCATGGGGCGACGAATCTGCCGCCGTGGGTCGGCGCCAAAGTGCGGGTGACGGGACTGGCCGGTGGTAACATCAATAACCGCCGCCAGCTTTTGGCTCCGCAACTTCTCGTGAATCAACCCGCCGATGTGCGGGTGGAGACGCCGCCCGTGGCGGACCCTTTCGCCGCGCCTTTGTTGTCCGCTTCGGAATTGCTGAATTTTCGACCGGAAGGCCTGACGCAACAGCGAGTGCGGGTGCGAGGTATCGTTACGTTGCACCAGCCGGATGGGGTTTTGTTTTTGCGCGACGGCCAGTTTGGTTTACTTGTCGAGACGGATCAGCTCGATCCCCTGAAACCAGGCGATGAGGTCGAGGCGGTTGGCTTCGCGGCGATGGGGCGGTTCAGCGCTTATCTGGAAGATGCGCGCTTTCGTGTCGTGGGCTCCGGTCCGCCACCGCCGCCGCAAACCATGTCGCTGACTCAGGCGCTGACGGATAACAACGACGCCAACCTGATCGTGTTGCAAGCGTACTTGGTGGAGACTTTGCTGAACCCAAAGGAAACCACGCTCATGTTGCGGATTGCGGACGTGATTTTTTCCGCCCGACTGCCGCGCACCGAGGTTCATTTGCGAAATGGCAGTGAACTCCAGGTGGCCGGAGTGTGCCGCGTGGTTGAGGTTAATCCGGGGGGATCGGGTTTTGGGGCCTCGCCGCGTTCGATTGAACTGCTGCTGCGTTCCGGGGCGGATATCAACGTGTTGTCCGAGCCTTCCGGTTGGACGGTGCGGCGGCTCGCGATCATCGCGGGCGCCCTGTTTGGATTGGCGTTGCTCGCCTTCGGCTGGGTGGTTCTGTTGCGGCGGCGCGTTGCGGACCAGGCGCAAATCATTCGCGCGAAGGTGCAGCGCGAGGCGGTGCTGGAAGAGCGTCATCGCGTGGCGCGCGAGATGCACGATACGCTGGCCCAAAGCTTTTCCGGACTGGGATTTCAGTTGGAAGCCCTGCAAACGCGGCTGCCCGCCGAGGCGGTAGTGGCCCGGCAACAGTTGGAAACGGCGCAGAAGATGGTGCGGCATGGACAGGAAGATTTTCGTCGCTCGTTGCTGAACTTGCGACCGCGCGAGTTGGATGCCGCCTCGCTCGCCACCGCGCTGGCGGAACTGGCGGAACAAAGCACGCGCGGCACGGGAATTGAAATTCGTTGCGATTTGCAAACTCCCGACGGCAAACTTTCGGAACTGGTGGAAACCAATCTTTTACGGATCGCCCAGGAGAGTCTGGTCAACGCCGTGCATCACGGGCACCCCCGGCACATCCAATTATCCCTGGAAGTGGCGTCCGCTTGGTTGCGGCTGACCGTCATTGACGATGGTCAGGGTTTTGATCCGAGGAAATTGGAAAATAGAGCCGATGGACACTTTGGCTGGCGAGGCATTCGGGAACGGGCCGGTCAGATGGATGCGCAAGTGGAATTACAGTCAACGCCGGGGCAGGGGACGACCGTTCGCGTGAACGTGCCATTATGA